taagccaagcttctttaggctaggcaattaagccaagcctttaatcaaagcagcatgaagccagacaattaagccaagcttttctagaccaggcaattaagccaagcctttaatccaaaaagcatgaagccagacaattaagccaagcttctctagaccaggaaattaagccaagccttcaatccaaaaagcatgaagccagaaaattaagccaagcttctctagaccaggcaattaagccaagcctttaatccaaaaagcatgaagccagaaaattaagccaagcttctctagaccaggcaattaagccaagtctttaatccaaaaagcatgaagccagacaattaagccaagcttctctagaccaggcaattaagcaaagtctttaatccaaaaagcatgaagctagacaattaagccaagcttctctagaccaggcaattaagccaagcctttaatacaagcagcatgaagccagacaattaagccaagcttctctagaccaggcaattaagccaagcctttaatacaagcagcatgtagctagacaattaagccaagcttctctagaccaggcaattaagccatgccttcaatccaaaaagcatgaagccagacaatcaagccaagcttctctagaccaggcaattaagccaatcctttaatccaagcagcatgaagccagacactttagccaagcttctctagactaggcaattaagccaagccttcaatccaaaaagcatgaagccagacaattaagccaagcttctctagaccaggcaattaagccaagccttcaatacaaaaagcaagaagccagacaattaagccaagcttctctagaccaggcaattaagccaagccttcaatccaaaaaaaatgaagccagacaattaagccaagcttctctagaccaggcaattaagccaagtctttaatccaaaaagcatgaagccagacaattaagccaagcttctctagaccaggcaattaggccaagccttcaatccaaaaagcataaagccagacaattaagtcaagcttctctacaccaggcaattaagccaagccttcaatccaaaaagcatgaagccagacaattaagtcaagcttctctacaccaggcaattaagccaagccttcaatccaaaaagcatgaagccagacaattaagccaagcttctctataccaggcaattaagccaagcctccaatccaaaaagcatgaagccagacaattaagccaagcttttctacaccaggcaattaagccaagccttcaatccaagcagcatgaagccagacacttaagccaagcttctctagaccaggcaattaagccaagccttcaatccaagcagcatgaagccagacacttGAGCCAAGCTTCTCCAgaacaggcaattaagccaagtcttcaatccaagcagcatgaagccagacacttaagccaagcttctctagaccaggcaattaagccaagccttcaatccaagcagcatgaagccagacacttaagccaagcttctctagaccaggcaattaagccaagccttcaatccaagcagcatgaagccagacaattaagccaagcttctctagaccagccaattaagccaagccttcaatccaagcagcatgaagacagacaattaagccaagcttctctagaccaggcaattaagccaagccttcaatccaaaaaagcATGAAAccacacaattaagccaagcttctctagaccaggcaatcaagccaagcctttaattatgctaagcctttaatccaagcagcatgaagccagataatttagccaagcttctctagaccaggcaattaagccaagccttcaatccaagcagcatgaagccagacaattaagccaagcttctctagaccaggcaattaagccaagccttcaatccaaaaagcatgaagctagacaactaagccaagcttctctagaccaggcaattaagcctaaccttcaatccaaaaagcatgaagccagacaattaagccaagcttctccagAACAGGccattaagccaagtctttaatccaaaaagcatgaagccagacaattaagccaagcttctctataccaggcaattaagccaagcctttaatccaagcagcatgaagctagacaattaagccaagcttctctagaccaggcaattaagccaagactttaatccaagaaacatgaagccagacaattaagtcaagcttttttaggccaggcaattaagcctagtATCCTTAGGACCAAAACTGACTCTGCTCCCagtcctccatcagcagccattggatgagcacctcatcagagatgcagcttccttccccagctgaactatcttgggccaacctataaggacaagactgctTAATAGAAAAagcccagcttcatccctctgtaGAGCCGGTCTTCTacattattcccccagaaccacccaaaggttagtatccaaaagaatagatctagatatccgaccatttgtacacttggcaaaggtcctgtacaccccatcaaggtacatagcatactggaaTCTGCCAGATTTCTTCCATGAGCAGCGTcagtcctccaggttattccaagcatcgttcaagctggagaGTTAAGTATTGCATTCCTCAAGCCAGGccgtccatccaagcgtccttcaagctggGTAATCAGGTCGAAGATCTTGAAGTTCTGGTCCTGGAAATCTTGTCTGAGTCTCttttttcctcacaaaataaaccgAAATTGAACTTAACATAACttatattccttttaaaaaatattcctttcaaatcaaaagtggaaaaatatatatacatatatatattttttttttcactgaaattttACTCCTATGATGTatgcttgtacttctacatcaaaggatatttcctcctcaaaaaagaaaagttcctttttctctccatcttccatagtccaatcctttgatccttccaaatgattAGTACTTCTTCCAATGAtgtattttatggtttttttttattttttttcatgtttttcttgcttttcttcttaCTTATCTCCCCTTCTCCATGTGCAGTTGTCTTCAACTGGACTCTGCATTGTTGTCTGTGTCTCCTGGTTAACTTCTGATATATCATGGTCCTCTTGGTCCATCAATTCTTCAACATCGATGTCCTTCATCATGAGCCAGGCATTGCTCATCGTATCTTCGAGACCACGATTCATTATTTCTTCAATAGTTGCAAGTTCTTTCTGTGAGCAGGTCAGATGCAAATAACTTTCTGCCAACTTTTCAAGAATAATGCTGGCTCCCTCGCAGCCTTTGACAGTGCAGTAATCAAAATTGCCATATCTGTTAACCCATGTTTGACAATTACCATTATAGGTGGCCAAGGCCTCCTCTTTGGTTGGATTTTCAGAGCAACCCAGAATCTTGTTAGGTGGATGGTCTTTTTGGCAGAGTTCTATCCAATTCATGagcactattttatctgtttcactCATTGTGTCTGGAAGGGACTCTTCGATTTCAGTTTTGGGAAAAGGTGTGTCTGTTCTTCtatcctcctcttcttctcttGATTCCTTCGATGTTACCTCTTGATCTTCTTCACATTTtatctctttttcctcttcctcctcctctttcttctcagATACTTCTTGAAGTACCTGATTATGCCTCCTCTTATGACTCAGACTACCTTGTTTTGTCATTGCTTCAGAAATATCAAATTCTTTCCcctcaatgacattatttagagaagagattacactatctctctcctcaatgacattatttagagaagagattacactatctctctcctcaatgacattatttagagaagagattacactatctctctcctcAATGATATTATTTAGAGAAGAGATCTCACCCCTCAATCCAGCCATTTCCTCCTCGTATTTCGCTTTGGTTTGCCACAGCAAAATTCCCAGTTCATAATTTTCCAGTCTCCTCCCACCTACCCACATGTATGTTTTAGTTATCATTTCCAGCTCGGCCAGATCGCAATTCAATCCGTCGatcacatttttatattcattccaaTCTAAAGGCAGAGACTCTTCGTCTTTTGGATTGTCCTCATCTAGgttctctcctctttcttcttcctccttctcctctgtaTGTTCATCTCTTTTTTCTTCCACAGGGAGaacaatttcatcttccacttcatactggacctcttcttcagcaggaagatcgatttcatcttccagttcatcctggaaagctccttcagctggaagaaattcaccatcttccagctcttcctggaacactccttcagctggaagaaattcaccatcttccagctcttcttggaacactccttcagctggaagattgatttcctcttccagttcatcctggagcactccagcaggaagatcaatttcatcttccagtgcatcatagaaagtttcttcagctggaagaaattcaccatcttccagctcttcttggaacaccccttcagcaagaagatcgatttcatcgtccagttcatcctggaaagctccttcagctggaagaaattcaccatcttccagctcttcctggaacactccttcagctggaagaaattcacacTCTTCCTGGGTAGTTTCTCCTATTTGctcgagaagattctgcaaaagctcttcatctctcacagtctctcctccctttccgtttcttccacacaggtacctgaaaaagaaaaaatgctccgacggcagcagtgccaaaggcagctgtgcccaagagaaaggccatcttcggccaaaagacttgttggtcgaccaaacggagaatctcatccttctccgctgcttcgccgccgacaatgtccctagccaggcccaccagagttccgtcgcaggggTGACAAGTTCGGTTCCTCgtacctaaccaggttcgataaaccgatgtacccaagggcagaatgcagatgccgccacatcctgttttgggtcctgtaatcctgcagaaTCTGGCGCTCTGCGTCGCACAATttcagctcttcctccagagctgatcgccattgccatcctccgttaaggagaattcttaccgctttccttcattgcctccatttcgaaattcacgccaaatgctttgaaaacttgagaaaCCATATTTATGATTGCTGAAACCTTTCCTGGATttagcattatttttgaaaaaaaagcgagagagagagagaggagagagagagagagaagagagagagagagaggatgagagagagggagagaggagagagagagagagaacacagcaAATTCTCTTATGgattcaactggagtccaaatgtcttcaggtatgaatgggggagagagagagagagagagagagagagagagagagagagagagaggagagagagagagagaggagagagagagagagaacacagcaaattctcttatggcttcaactggagtccaaatgtcttcaggtatgaaggggagagagagagaggagaggagagagaggagagagaggaggagagagagagagagagaggagagagagagagagaatccacaagattaaagaaatataaaacagaattaaaaaaaaaccataacaaaaggaaagatttattcatagtttttctttctgggcgaatcgtaacatATTTCagctaaaacgtttctgaggcaaatctaaccctctgaagaccgttctggaagcgttcttatttcatcttcgttcattcccaggatgtaatgttcgccttccgtctctctctctctctctctctctctcctctctctctctctctctggtagtaatcttcaaaaagtcttcaaagggcggaaaacaggagaaattttacgctgaagacgattctcttgttcttttccaaggtttttcattctttaattcttcgttcgttttcactccattaACTGAAATTCTTTCCTATTCCAATGACaggtgtgtaaagagagagagaggagagagagagagagagagagagagagagaggagagagagagaggagagagagagtattctgctcatatttcatttctGTTTATTTGCAGAAAGtaacgttcatctctctctctctctctctctcctctctctctctcatctctctctctctctctctctctctctctctatatatatatattatatatatatatatatatatatatatatatatatatatatatatatatgtatatatatatatatatatatatatatatatatttatatatatatatatatatatatatttatatatatatatatatatatatatatatatatatatttatatatatatatatattatatatatatatatatatatatatatatatgtatatatatatatatatatatatatatatatatatatatatatatatatatatatatatatgtatgtatatatatgtatatatatatatataatatatatatatatatatatatatatatatatatatatatatatattatatatatatatatgtatatatatacagtatatatatatatatatatatatatatatatatatatatatatatatatatatatatatatatatatatatatatatatatttatatatacatatcagtctttaatagtccactacagaacaagggcctcagacttTTCtatccactcgcgtttgtttatggtctttctaagcccgtttatacccgcaaattttcttagttcgtcaatccatcgtcttctcttcctttccctgttggtttttgcgataactagggacccattagGTTATTCTTTATGTCTATCTATTAAATTTCATtttcgttttttatatatatacatatatatatgtgtatatttatatatatgttaatatatatacagtaaatatatatatatatatatatatatatatatatatatatatatatatatgtacatatatgtgtgtatatttatatatatgttaatatatttactgtaaacatacatatatatataaatatatatatatatatatatatatatatatatatatatatatatatatatatatatatatatatatatatatatttacacacacacacacacacacatatatatatatatatatatatatatatatataatatatatatatatatatataaatatatatgtgtttgtgtgtgtatttatatatgttaatatatatagagtaaatatatatatatatatatatatatatatatataaatatatatgtgtttgtgtgtgtatttatatatgttaatatatatagagtaaatatatatatatatatatatatatatatatatatatatatatatatatatatatatatatacatacatacatacatacatatacatacagagagagagagagagagagagagagagagagagagagagagagagagagagagagagattacttgctCACTGTATTATACAAAGGTAAATAATTCTTTAAGCAAAATTTAATACTGACATAACAtaacttgtcattacttaaattgatcagttgtagcagaagcgataatggataatgagggaatgaggacacaagacgaatttagataaccacctcagacaaacacacacacacacacacatattattatcttagaaatatcTTAGAAATATCCAGACAAGAGGGTCTACAATAGGACGTAAATTACGAAAAtatgaagatcattttaatatctttttaaattggcgatcggacattttcaatcaactttttaatccgtgaaaagtgaggtttacttaccAAGATAGAGATGTATGTAAAAGCAATgaattcttactcctttcctctctctttgaccaatatttatcattatttcttcttattcctcttcttccaatccctatcttttcctgtatcccaattctttcgttTGAGCTGGGTCGTGGGAATATTGGCTCACTTTTCCCACCATctgaggggggggaggggaaggcctcctgtcaatcagctggtttggccGTTAATTAAATTACTGCTTTTGTGAAAGAATTGGgttacaggaaaagatagggattgaaagaaggggaataagaagaaacaatgataaatattggtcaaaaagagaggaaaggagtaagaattgattgcctttacgtacatctctatctcggtaagtaaacctcacttttcgcggattaaaaagttgattgaaaatgtccgatcgccaattaAAAGGATATTTAAATGATCTTCATATTTTCGTAATTTACGCTCTAGTGGACACTCCCTTGTCTGGATAATTCAGTGATAataatttatgtgtatgtatgt
The nucleotide sequence above comes from Palaemon carinicauda isolate YSFRI2023 chromosome 2, ASM3689809v2, whole genome shotgun sequence. Encoded proteins:
- the LOC137621434 gene encoding uncharacterized protein, which codes for MAISSGGRAEIVRRRAPDSAGLQDPKQDVAASAFCPWDELEDEIDLPAEEEVQYEVEDEIVLPVEEKRDEHTEEKEEEERGENLDEDNPKDEESLPLDWNEYKNVIDGLNCDLAELEMITKTYMWVGGRRLENYELGILLWQTKAKYEEEMAGLRGEISSLNNIIEERDSVISSLNNVIEERDSVISSLNNVIEERDSVISSLNNVIEGKEFDISEAMTKQGSLSHKRRHNQVLQEVSEKKEEEEEEKEIKCEEDQEVTSKESREEEEDRRTDTPFPKTEIEESLPDTMSETDKIVLMNWIELCQKDHPPNKILGCSENPTKEEALATYNGNCQTWVNRYGNFDYCTVKGCEGASIILEKLAESYLHLTCSQKELATIEEIMNRGLEDTMSNAWLMMKDIDVEELMDQEDHDISEVNQETQTTMQSPVEDNCTWRRGDKKKETQTRFPGPELQDLRPDYPA